From the Heliangelus exortis chromosome 14, bHelExo1.hap1, whole genome shotgun sequence genome, one window contains:
- the APOOL gene encoding MICOS complex subunit MIC27 isoform X3 → MQPQKGNQKLPIYCSPPLKSKYVEEQPGHLQKQFSAVRQTTGHYFGWCRDAFVFVKNGIMDSIQFGKDAYVYLKNPPPEFLPKVGVITVAGLAGMVLARKDSRFKKIVYPLGLTTLGISVCYPAQAVVIAKVTGKKLFSASHQTYEAVRSLWANQGEVSKQQQESKSVTQEEKKKKEVSSTKPESAIESRPFNRTESSPVESWSNKDPVPSSGTVKKPKFKPDPKLMDHGQSSPEDVDMYSTRS, encoded by the exons ATGCAGCCACAGAAAGGGAATCAAAAG cttccaaTTTACTGCTCACCACCTCTGAAATCCAAATATGTTGAAGAACAGCCTGGTCACTTGCAGAAGCAATTTTCTGCAGTAAGGCAGACAACTGGCCACTATTTTGGATGGTGTAGG gatgCTTTTGTCTTTGTTAAAAATGGAATAATGGATTCAATTCAATTTGGGAAAG atgcTTATGTTTACCTGAAGAATCCACcaccagaatttcttcccaaagtTGGTGTAATTACAGTTGCAGGCTTAGCTGGCATGGTGCTGGCAAGAAAAG ATTCAAGATTTAAGAAAATTGTTTATCCACTGGGGCTTACTACTTTAGGAATTTCTGTTTGTTACCCAGCTCAAGCAGTGGTAATTGCCAAG GTAACAGGGAAGAAGTTGTTTTCTGCAAGCCATCAAACCTACGAGGCTGTGCGATCGCTGTGGGCAAACCAGGGAGAGGTCTCCAAG cagcagcaggagtcaAAGTCAGTTAcacaagaagagaagaagaaaaaagaagtttctaGCACAAAACCTGAGTCTGCTATTGAGTCAAGACCATTTAACAGAACAGAATCTTCTCCAGTAGAGTCTTGGAGTAATAAAGATCCAGTGCCTTCATCAG GAACAGTGAAGAAACCAAAATTTAAGCCTGATCCAAAACTCATGGACCACGGTCAGTCCAGCCCAGAAGATGTGGATATGTACAGTACTAGAAGCTAA
- the APOOL gene encoding MICOS complex subunit MIC27 isoform X2, which translates to MAAKVAKLAAVSAGLPFACLTVHAATERESKGQLLKPNQLPIYCSPPLKSKYVEEQPGHLQKQFSAVRQTTGHYFGWCRDAFVFVKNGIMDSIQFGKDAYVYLKNPPPEFLPKVGVITVAGLAGMVLARKDSRFKKIVYPLGLTTLGISVCYPAQAVVIAKVTGKKLFSASHQTYEAVRSLWANQGEVSKQQESKSVTQEEKKKKEVSSTKPESAIESRPFNRTESSPVESWSNKDPVPSSGTVKKPKFKPDPKLMDHGQSSPEDVDMYSTRS; encoded by the exons ATGGCGGCCAAG GTGGCAAAGCTGGCAGCTGTTTCTGCTGGGCTGCCATTTGCATGTTTAACTGTACATGCAGCCACAGAAAGGGAATCAAAAGGTCAGTTGTTGAAGCCAAATCAG cttccaaTTTACTGCTCACCACCTCTGAAATCCAAATATGTTGAAGAACAGCCTGGTCACTTGCAGAAGCAATTTTCTGCAGTAAGGCAGACAACTGGCCACTATTTTGGATGGTGTAGG gatgCTTTTGTCTTTGTTAAAAATGGAATAATGGATTCAATTCAATTTGGGAAAG atgcTTATGTTTACCTGAAGAATCCACcaccagaatttcttcccaaagtTGGTGTAATTACAGTTGCAGGCTTAGCTGGCATGGTGCTGGCAAGAAAAG ATTCAAGATTTAAGAAAATTGTTTATCCACTGGGGCTTACTACTTTAGGAATTTCTGTTTGTTACCCAGCTCAAGCAGTGGTAATTGCCAAG GTAACAGGGAAGAAGTTGTTTTCTGCAAGCCATCAAACCTACGAGGCTGTGCGATCGCTGTGGGCAAACCAGGGAGAGGTCTCCAAG cagcaggagtcaAAGTCAGTTAcacaagaagagaagaagaaaaaagaagtttctaGCACAAAACCTGAGTCTGCTATTGAGTCAAGACCATTTAACAGAACAGAATCTTCTCCAGTAGAGTCTTGGAGTAATAAAGATCCAGTGCCTTCATCAG GAACAGTGAAGAAACCAAAATTTAAGCCTGATCCAAAACTCATGGACCACGGTCAGTCCAGCCCAGAAGATGTGGATATGTACAGTACTAGAAGCTAA
- the APOOL gene encoding MICOS complex subunit MIC27 isoform X1: MAAKVAKLAAVSAGLPFACLTVHAATERESKGQLLKPNQLPIYCSPPLKSKYVEEQPGHLQKQFSAVRQTTGHYFGWCRDAFVFVKNGIMDSIQFGKDAYVYLKNPPPEFLPKVGVITVAGLAGMVLARKDSRFKKIVYPLGLTTLGISVCYPAQAVVIAKVTGKKLFSASHQTYEAVRSLWANQGEVSKQQQESKSVTQEEKKKKEVSSTKPESAIESRPFNRTESSPVESWSNKDPVPSSGTVKKPKFKPDPKLMDHGQSSPEDVDMYSTRS, from the exons ATGGCGGCCAAG GTGGCAAAGCTGGCAGCTGTTTCTGCTGGGCTGCCATTTGCATGTTTAACTGTACATGCAGCCACAGAAAGGGAATCAAAAGGTCAGTTGTTGAAGCCAAATCAG cttccaaTTTACTGCTCACCACCTCTGAAATCCAAATATGTTGAAGAACAGCCTGGTCACTTGCAGAAGCAATTTTCTGCAGTAAGGCAGACAACTGGCCACTATTTTGGATGGTGTAGG gatgCTTTTGTCTTTGTTAAAAATGGAATAATGGATTCAATTCAATTTGGGAAAG atgcTTATGTTTACCTGAAGAATCCACcaccagaatttcttcccaaagtTGGTGTAATTACAGTTGCAGGCTTAGCTGGCATGGTGCTGGCAAGAAAAG ATTCAAGATTTAAGAAAATTGTTTATCCACTGGGGCTTACTACTTTAGGAATTTCTGTTTGTTACCCAGCTCAAGCAGTGGTAATTGCCAAG GTAACAGGGAAGAAGTTGTTTTCTGCAAGCCATCAAACCTACGAGGCTGTGCGATCGCTGTGGGCAAACCAGGGAGAGGTCTCCAAG cagcagcaggagtcaAAGTCAGTTAcacaagaagagaagaagaaaaaagaagtttctaGCACAAAACCTGAGTCTGCTATTGAGTCAAGACCATTTAACAGAACAGAATCTTCTCCAGTAGAGTCTTGGAGTAATAAAGATCCAGTGCCTTCATCAG GAACAGTGAAGAAACCAAAATTTAAGCCTGATCCAAAACTCATGGACCACGGTCAGTCCAGCCCAGAAGATGTGGATATGTACAGTACTAGAAGCTAA